GTCCGGGGAGGCGGCGCGGGCAGTTCCGCACCGACGAAAACGGCGAGGTGCACGGCGTTATCTTCGACATTTCCGGCGGCGACGAGGTCCACTTTCACACCAAATTCGAGATGGAGGACGCCGCCATCAACCTGCCGCGCGCCCGCGTACACATGAGCCAAAGCGGCTGGCGCACCTTCTGGAGCGACGCTGATCGTCTGAGCTTTCCCAGCGATGAAACCTCCATCGGCACCCAGAGCAGTCCGCAATTGCTCACCGCAACGGAGAACGAGCGCAATGTTGCGCTGTATTTCCTCAAAGTCCTGCGGGAATGGTCGGTCTTTCTCTTTCAGATGACCGGCGGCGACTGGACCGGGATCAACAATCTGGTCATGTTCCGCCGCTCTCTTTCCGGAGTGGCTTACTCCTGGCCGGTGGGTGAAGTCAATTTCCCCCCGAGTTCGCACTGGAGCCGCGACACCATCGCCCACGAACTGAGTCACCAGATCATGTGGAAGGAGGTCAACTTCTCCAGCCTGGGCATCGCGTATGAGGGCATATTCGGCAGCCTCGCCCTGTATCACCGTTCCAATCTGCTCGACAATCCCGAGCATGCCCTTATTGAAGGTTGGGCGGAATTTATTGAAAACATATTGGATTCAGGCCGCACGCCGCCCTATCACGTACTGACCGTGGTGGACAGCTTCTCCGGCGGCACCAGCCTGCCCCTGGGACCGCCCCCCAATAACCGCGGCGAAAGCGTGGAGGGCGCCGTCGCCAATGGGCTCTGGGCGATTTTCCAGAATCATGTCGCGGTCGTCCCCAGAGCCAACATCCCCGAGACAGTCAATGGCGACGTCCTGGCAACGAGTGCCGGGCCTTGGCTGACCAGCAGCGCGGCGCGCGATCGTTTCCTGACCATGATCTGGCAACCGTTCAAGGATCTCGCCGCCCACAGCAGTCCGACTTCTACCCATCTGTTTGAGCATATCCGCTCGCGCAATTCCGGCAACTGGCATGAGTTGCAACCAGAACTGCAAAAATTCAACATGGCCATGGCGGCCCCCAGCGTAATCAGCGCTTTTCCGCACTGGGGCCCTTTGTCCGGAGGCGCGGCCATCGGCTTGACTCTCACCGTCGGCGGAGACAACTTCATCGCTCGCGTCAGCGGCACTGCGGGATCTTCGTCCATTGCTCTGGAAACCCAGGTGAGCTTCGGCGGAGCGACCGCCACGCCGGTGACGGTCAGCGCCTCAAACAGCTTGACTGTCGCCCCTCCTCCCCAGGCACCCGCCGGCACCGTCGATGTCGTCGTGACAACGCCGGCAGGTTCGGCCACTCTTCATGCCGGCTTCACCTATATCGATGAGCCCCTACTGTTGAACAACGTGATCCCGGGCCGGGTGTCCACCCAGGGCGGCGACCTCATCAGCCTCACCGGCACCGGTTTTCTGCCGGGCGCCATCGTCTCCATCGATGGCAATGCCCTACCCGTCACGGCGGTGCAGATCACCTCGCCCGGCGACATCATCGCCGAGCTTCCGGCGCGCGGTCCCGGGCTTGCGACGGTTACGGTGCAGAATCCCGACGCCACCTTCTCCATCTGGCCCGGCACACTGGAATTCATCACACCGCCGCAGATTTTTTCGATTTTCCCCCCTTCGGGCCCGGCCACCGGCGGCACGCTGGTGGATGTTTTCGGCTCCGGATTCGACCCGGCAAGCAGCGTGGTTCTCGACACCATGACATTGGCCAACGTCGTACAGTTGACCAGCGGCCATTTGCAGTTCACCACCCCGGCCGGAGCTGCGGGTACCTGCGTGACCGGCGAGGTGATCAATCCGGATGGTTTTTCGGACACCTTTGAATTTTGCTTTGACTAGGGAGAAAACGCTATGGCCTTGCTCAACCCGGCCTACAAACTAACTCTAGGCAACCGCATCGTCGACACCACCGACGAGCCGCGGGCGAGCATCCTCACCGAGTTGCGCGTGGAACTCGACATGGATGTGCCCGCTGATCGCTTCCTGTTGGTCATGGGTCAGGTGGGCAGCTGGCGACCGCAACAGGAGGATGAGACGCGCATCGAACTGGGCTACGCCGACGACGGAGATCTAGCGCAGGTTATGACCGGCAGCGTCACGGCGGTGCAGGCCGATCTGCAAACCCGCCGGGTCATCGGGCACGGCGGCGCCGTTCACCTGCTGCGCAGCTTCGCCGACACCACCTACCAGGCGAAAAAGGCGGGCGAAATCGTGCGCAATCTGGCGAACCAGGCCGGGGTGGACGTCGCGCGCGCCGAGGACGGCAGCCACTTTCCCGCCTATGTCGTCGACGGACGCCGCAGCTTCTGGCACCACTTGCGCGACCTGGCCGAGTTGTGCGGCATGGACCTTTACGTCGACGCGGCGGGCGAGCTGGTGTTCGAGCGCTTTGTCGGCGGGCGCACCGTGCATGTTTTCGACTATGGCCGCGACATCCTAGCGCTGGAATCCTACTTCACCGCGCCGCGCGCCGCGCGCGTGGAGGCCTGGGGCGAAAGCCCGACGGGCGCCGAGGGCGAAGAGGCCTGGAGCTGGCTGACCAAGGACTTCAGCGGCTCGCGCGGCCAGGCGGGCACAGGTGAGCCGACCCTGTTGTTGGAGCGCTCCGCCCTGCGCACCGCTCAAGCCGCGCAGAGCTTCGTGGACGCTCTGCACATCCATATGCAACGACGCCGCCTCAGCGGCAGGCTGCAGGTGCTGGGCAACCCGGCGGTCAAGCTCGGTGATGCGCTACGCGTACAGCAGTCGCCGGAAGACGAACTTAACGGCACTTTCCAGGTACGCTCGGTGACCCACCGCATCACCAAAAGTGAAGGGTTCGTCACGACGATTGGTTTTCGGGGTATTTGAGAAGATTCAACTCCAAGACACAAAGGAGGCACCAAGAAAAATCTAAATCTTTTTGACAGGATGAAAAGGATTGACGGGACAAATACAAATTCTAGAGCCCAAAATTGATCTTCAAAATCCTTTTAATCCTCTCGTCTTTACAGGTTGTCTTGGTGCCCTTGGTGTGATCTTGGTGCCTTAGTGTTAAAGCTTGGAGGTTAAGATATGTCATCCATCGTCGCCACCATTCAGGAAATCATCCGCCACGAACTCAAGAGCGTGCGCATCGCCGAACTCGGCGTGGTGACGGCAGTCTATCCGCACAGCGCCGACGGCGACCACGACAACTACGGCTGCGACGTGCGCCTGAAAAACAGCCGCCTGGAACTCAAGCGCGTACCCGTCGCCACCGGCCACATCGGCACCGTGGCGATCCCCAACATCGATGATCTGGTGTTGCTCGCCTTCGACAAGGGCGACGTCAACCAGCCCATCATCATCGGCCGGCTGTACAACGACGCGGACCGACCGCCGTTGAACAATCCCGACGAGGTGATCTTCCGTCTGCCCCTGCATGCTTCGGACAACGAGGCAGTCAAGGCGCAGATCCGCAATCATCAGAACCAGACGCCGCCGCGGGAAATCCTCGTCGAGATGGCACCGAAAATTACGCTACGCATCAACGACGGCACAGTGACCGCCACCGCCGGGCAGACGGAAATGAAACTCCATCAGCCCGACGGCAGCGGCGGCACGGTGACGGTCGTGGCGGGCAACACCAAGATCGTCATGAACCAGGATGGCGACGTGGAGGTTGAGGCCTTGGGCGCCATGACCCTCAAGGCCCAGCGTGACCTGACTCTGGAAGGGATGAACGTCAAGATCAAAGGCCAGATGAACGTCGATCTGGAAGCCGGCGCCCAGGCCGGCGTCAAAGCCAACATGGGCGCTACGGTCAACGGCGGTTTGTCGTCCACGGTGCAGGGAGCGACAGTGAGCGTCAAGGGCATCACGTCCTTTTCGCCTTGAAAAAAAAGCGGCTGGCAGGATGAACAGGATTTTCAATCTGTCCATGAGAGAGAATCTTTATCCTGTCGATCCTGTAAATCCTGTCGATTTACGGGGTTTTACTGATTCCGGTCATCACGACCGCTGGAGGTCATCTTGAAAAAATCCGATGAAGGTCGTTTTCTCCGCCGTGGCGGGCAACAAATCGAGGTGGATCGCTCCGACGACAGTTTTACCGTCAGTCTGCGCAAGCCCAAGGATGCCGGCCACCTACGCGCCAGCGCCGAGGTGGAGCAGGTCGAGATGTTGACCGGCAAGATCGCCAAGGTGACTCTGACCGCCGACCAAAGCGTGACGCAGTGCCGTGACCGACTCATGGAAAAGCTGCGCCAAAGTGAGAGACTGGTGGTTCATCACGAATACGTCGATCACGCCAATCCCGACATCAACTACCAGATCACGCCGGAGATTTTCCTCAAATTCAAGGACAACGTCCCCCGCGAGCACATGGCCGAAATTCTCGACCAGATCGGCGTGGTTATCAAGAAGGAATATCCCGCGCTGGGGGCCGTCTATCTCGTCGAAGTCACCGACGCCGCCGGCGCCAATCCGATCAAGGTCGCCAACCGACTGGCGGCCAGGCCGGAGGTGGAATACGCCGAACCCTCACTGGTCAACCGCTTCGTCCACAGCAGCCTGCCGGTAGACGAGCAGTTCGTCTCCCAGTGGCATCTCTACAGCAAAACGCAGAACGCGCCGGATATCGAACCTCTGGCCGACGTCAGCGTTTACGAGGCCTGGCAGGTCAGCAAAGGCCGGCGCGAGATCGTGGTGGCTGTACTCGACGACGGCTTTGAGCTCTCCCATCCCGACTTTCAGGGTCCGGGAAAGGTGGTCGAGGCGGTGGACTTTGCCGGCGGCGACGACCAGCCCCTGCCCGAAGCGGGCGACTATCACGGCACGCCCTGCGCCGGAGTGGCGATTGCCGAGGAGAACGGCGTGGGCTGCGTCGGCGCCGCGCCGGGCTGCGCTTTCATGCCGGTGCGCTTTCCCCTGGGCGCAAACGATCCCTGGCTGATCGAAATCTTCACTTACGTCTCGCAACGGGCGCATGTGGCTTCATGCAGTTGGGGCATGATTCCCGGTAATTATCCTTTGAGTCTGGCGGTGCGCGACACCTTCACCAACCTTGCCCGTACCGGCGGCAAGGACGGCCGCGGCCTGATCATCGTGTTTGCCGCCGGCAACTACGATGCGCCCCTCGATGCCAGCGTTGATTATCCCATCCGTTGGCTGGGGCGCGACCTGCAAGGCAACTGGCGCACCTTCACCGCCACCGGACGCATCGTCAACGGCTTTCCCGCCCATCCCGACACCCTGGCGGTGAGCGCCATCAATTCCCTCAACCGCAAATCCCTCTACAGCAACTGGGGACGGCAGATTTCAGTGGCGGCGTCGAGCAACAATTTCGATCCCACCACCCTGAACAAACTGCCCGGGCGCGGCATCACCACCACCGACAATCTCTACTACGGCTCGAGCTTCACACCCGGTAAACGCTACACCAACAGCTTCGGCGGAACCAGCAGCGCCACGCCTCTGGTGGCCGGCGTCTGCGCCCTGGTCAAGTCGGTCAATCCCGAGTTGAGCGCCCTACAGGTTAAGGCGATTATCGAAACAAGCGCCGACAAGGTGGAAGATCCGTCCACAGACCCCCTGTATAACCACGCCAAAGGCACCTACCAGGACAATCATTCGGAATGGTTCGGCTATGGCAAGATCA
The nucleotide sequence above comes from Geoalkalibacter ferrihydriticus DSM 17813. Encoded proteins:
- a CDS encoding IPT/TIG domain-containing protein; its protein translation is MSNGASTSLQVLTGQTALASLSVGDPRFCLIPDRITYPSASSFIRPDAPFKIALKNTADRIQNAPPGEQLLVVGHTDDIGSPSGNDPLSERRAQCALAVLQGNPAMWETIFTTERGSASGPWGNDNFREMLTEVNGTAPSQSDIDQHRAANAAGAALRATLFAAYFTKLLGRTPSTLTVTPLPPGFLGCGQNHILGAGHHEPSRRVEFFFFRGTATSLDCSLYPTWLTPCVLIPTGPITVTIAPIDRVRVGATESVLVTVSQSPLPLGATLTLEISITAGAGAAEFVTGGGTRLEINRTTSVRLRGVRESDRIDNLRMTAVITGQPAVLAQEDFTVVRAFSFFLKFEIWNLGTGNFDPLAGQRVRMMDANVLFSDTLMAEGTCDAQGRVLFTFDDLTAAADGEMEPDIYLAAQLSGTIAGHSDLPDEWSTRGWKAIDGTPGYHPDFTGIGLGTPAAPLVFRVGVDFHVRLQYPVAGGARSGSTDPAAPGIPVDFWAGGRPGRRRGQFRTDENGEVHGVIFDISGGDEVHFHTKFEMEDAAINLPRARVHMSQSGWRTFWSDADRLSFPSDETSIGTQSSPQLLTATENERNVALYFLKVLREWSVFLFQMTGGDWTGINNLVMFRRSLSGVAYSWPVGEVNFPPSSHWSRDTIAHELSHQIMWKEVNFSSLGIAYEGIFGSLALYHRSNLLDNPEHALIEGWAEFIENILDSGRTPPYHVLTVVDSFSGGTSLPLGPPPNNRGESVEGAVANGLWAIFQNHVAVVPRANIPETVNGDVLATSAGPWLTSSAARDRFLTMIWQPFKDLAAHSSPTSTHLFEHIRSRNSGNWHELQPELQKFNMAMAAPSVISAFPHWGPLSGGAAIGLTLTVGGDNFIARVSGTAGSSSIALETQVSFGGATATPVTVSASNSLTVAPPPQAPAGTVDVVVTTPAGSATLHAGFTYIDEPLLLNNVIPGRVSTQGGDLISLTGTGFLPGAIVSIDGNALPVTAVQITSPGDIIAELPARGPGLATVTVQNPDATFSIWPGTLEFITPPQIFSIFPPSGPATGGTLVDVFGSGFDPASSVVLDTMTLANVVQLTSGHLQFTTPAGAAGTCVTGEVINPDGFSDTFEFCFD
- a CDS encoding phage baseplate assembly protein V, with product MSSIVATIQEIIRHELKSVRIAELGVVTAVYPHSADGDHDNYGCDVRLKNSRLELKRVPVATGHIGTVAIPNIDDLVLLAFDKGDVNQPIIIGRLYNDADRPPLNNPDEVIFRLPLHASDNEAVKAQIRNHQNQTPPREILVEMAPKITLRINDGTVTATAGQTEMKLHQPDGSGGTVTVVAGNTKIVMNQDGDVEVEALGAMTLKAQRDLTLEGMNVKIKGQMNVDLEAGAQAGVKANMGATVNGGLSSTVQGATVSVKGITSFSP
- a CDS encoding proprotein convertase P-domain-containing protein, with the translated sequence MKKSDEGRFLRRGGQQIEVDRSDDSFTVSLRKPKDAGHLRASAEVEQVEMLTGKIAKVTLTADQSVTQCRDRLMEKLRQSERLVVHHEYVDHANPDINYQITPEIFLKFKDNVPREHMAEILDQIGVVIKKEYPALGAVYLVEVTDAAGANPIKVANRLAARPEVEYAEPSLVNRFVHSSLPVDEQFVSQWHLYSKTQNAPDIEPLADVSVYEAWQVSKGRREIVVAVLDDGFELSHPDFQGPGKVVEAVDFAGGDDQPLPEAGDYHGTPCAGVAIAEENGVGCVGAAPGCAFMPVRFPLGANDPWLIEIFTYVSQRAHVASCSWGMIPGNYPLSLAVRDTFTNLARTGGKDGRGLIIVFAAGNYDAPLDASVDYPIRWLGRDLQGNWRTFTATGRIVNGFPAHPDTLAVSAINSLNRKSLYSNWGRQISVAASSNNFDPTTLNKLPGRGITTTDNLYYGSSFTPGKRYTNSFGGTSSATPLVAGVCALVKSVNPELSALQVKAIIETSADKVEDPSTDPLYNHAKGTYQDNHSEWFGYGKINALRAVQEAAARLVPRRVIEKENAIALAIPDFSATGVTSAIPVSEGGPVTEISVEIDISHTWIGDLEVSLQSPTGTRVLLHNRSGGSTKNLRRSYTSVDTPALGAFLGEAAAGDWLLQIADRARADVGTFNRWSLKLVLGEPQKIQVSSNQSLTIPDNDPAGIASPLAVGSERRLKDIAVTVDITHTWTGDLRVSLVAPSGQEVVLHDRSGGSADNILTTYTPLQVPALGGLTQTGASVGGVWTLKVVDLARRDVGKLNGWGMELGVL